One stretch of Acidobacteriota bacterium DNA includes these proteins:
- a CDS encoding DUF3179 domain-containing protein has protein sequence MSEPPPLEWFFEATSRDRREADAALARIAERWDTGYAAMIIDMARLMRPARFDDETDAGLAGLGADPDDGAPQPGAGLPAARRVDPSTLIRSRLLRFLSRQTGQRFGDDLSRWRTWLWQQPYAPHPDYAEFKGTLYAQLDPRFAAFFPPGVASAIRLDEVDWGGVGVNGIPPLVDPVTLAADEARYLRDNHVVFGIVVEGDARAYPKRILAWHELALDRVGGIDLAIVYCTLCGTVIPYERLAGGVVRTLGTSGLLYRSNKLMFDEETGSLWATLDGTPVVGPLVGSGLRLTPRPVVTTTWGEWRRAHPTTRVLSLETGHRRDYAEGAAYRDYFATDRLMFGVPRRDDRLRNKAEVLVVRSDAFRAKPVAVSIDRLRREPVLHVEVAGERVVVLTSRDGANRVYEAGDVRFTRYTDAARVADIQGRAWHATEDELRPEDDVTGQALARVPAHRVFWFAWFAQHPDTDLIK, from the coding sequence GTGTCGGAGCCGCCGCCGCTCGAGTGGTTCTTCGAGGCCACCTCGCGCGACCGACGCGAGGCCGACGCGGCGCTCGCCCGCATCGCCGAGCGGTGGGACACCGGATACGCGGCCATGATCATCGACATGGCGCGCCTGATGCGCCCCGCGCGCTTTGACGACGAAACGGACGCCGGGCTCGCGGGCCTCGGCGCCGATCCGGACGACGGTGCGCCGCAGCCCGGAGCGGGGCTCCCCGCCGCGCGGCGGGTGGACCCCTCCACGCTCATCCGCTCGCGTCTGCTGCGATTCCTGTCGCGCCAGACGGGACAGCGCTTCGGCGACGACCTCTCGCGCTGGCGGACGTGGCTCTGGCAGCAGCCGTACGCGCCGCATCCGGACTACGCCGAGTTCAAGGGCACGCTCTACGCGCAGCTCGACCCGCGCTTTGCGGCGTTCTTCCCGCCGGGCGTGGCAAGCGCCATCCGGCTCGACGAGGTCGACTGGGGCGGCGTCGGCGTCAATGGCATCCCGCCGCTCGTCGACCCCGTGACGCTCGCGGCCGACGAGGCACGCTACCTCCGCGACAACCACGTGGTTTTCGGCATCGTCGTCGAGGGCGACGCGCGGGCGTACCCGAAGCGCATCCTCGCGTGGCACGAGCTGGCGCTCGACCGCGTCGGCGGCATCGACCTCGCCATCGTCTACTGCACGCTCTGCGGCACCGTCATTCCGTACGAGCGGCTGGCGGGCGGCGTCGTGCGCACGCTCGGTACGAGCGGCCTGCTCTATCGGTCGAACAAGCTCATGTTCGACGAAGAGACCGGCAGCCTGTGGGCCACGCTCGATGGCACGCCCGTGGTCGGGCCGCTCGTCGGCAGCGGTCTGCGCCTCACGCCACGACCCGTCGTGACGACGACCTGGGGTGAATGGCGGCGGGCGCATCCGACGACGCGCGTGTTGTCGCTCGAGACGGGCCACCGGCGCGACTACGCCGAGGGTGCGGCGTATCGCGACTACTTCGCGACCGACCGGCTGATGTTCGGTGTGCCCCGGCGCGACGACCGGCTGCGCAACAAGGCGGAAGTGCTCGTCGTGCGCAGCGACGCGTTCCGCGCGAAGCCGGTGGCGGTCTCGATCGACCGCCTGCGCCGCGAGCCGGTGCTTCACGTTGAAGTGGCGGGAGAGCGCGTCGTCGTGCTCACCAGCCGCGACGGCGCCAATCGGGTGTACGAGGCCGGCGACGTCAGGTTCACGAGGTACACGGACGCGGCCCGCGTCGCCGACATCCAGGGGCGAGCGTGGCACGCCACCGAAGACGAGCTGCGGCCCGAAGACGACGTCACCGGGCAGGCGCTCGCACGCGTGCCCGCTCACCG